From the genome of Hymenobacter cellulosilyticus, one region includes:
- a CDS encoding alpha-amylase family glycosyl hydrolase, producing MKHLLLLFLLFGSLGARAVQLTLRVDMRQQTVSASGVHVAGNFQAAAGFAGDWNPATTLLTDADNDKVYEVTVNVPAGNYLYKFVNGNTWAGAELPPATCGATDGSGNVNRQVLVAGSAVRLPAPAFGDCSTQVRFAVNMRGQTVSRNGVHVVGNFQPLAGYGLEGDATALPLSDDNGDGIYEVQIALPGPIRFMYRFVNGSTLAEAETVPAACGTADANGTLNRVFDATAAVNTMPAVCFNTCQTCSPSLTDYTTHWWNDAVFYEVFVRSFYDSNGDGQGDFAGLTQKLDYLNDGNPATTTDLGVTGIWLMPMMESPSYHGYDVTNYKATEPDYGTMAQFEAFLAAAHARGIKVIIDLVLNHTSSQHPWFQQSAGSATSSYRDWYRWSATSPGLGWYQRNGSYYYGYFWSEMPDLNWRNPQMKAAMWDATRFWLKKGVDGYRLDAVKFLVEDGTTNENTPGTLNVLEEFHDSVRAVNPQAFTVGEAWSNTPAVVPYVLNQRLDACFEFDLSTAIISSLSAGNPAALRTQLELVDRSYPKLQYATFLSNHDQNRVMNAFGGDQARMKQAAALYLTMPGVPFLYYGEEIGMLGTGSDEDKRKPMQWTSGTNAGFSTGTPWRALNSNYTQFNVATQQADPTSLLNHYKQLIRLRNTHEVLRKGYVLPVAASATSVLSYARVYQQEATITVTNMGGATSSTTLAVNVSTLPAGSYQVTELLSGQSAGTVTLNAQGGVSNWTPSLAALGANQTWLLRLVPAQTLSTAGAHTAFAPQLFPNPAASQVRLELGASFAATSTVQVYDLQGRLLHTASFSGPSRTLNTSAWAEGVYFLRVQSGAGVSTQRLLIAR from the coding sequence ATGAAACACCTTTTACTACTCTTTCTGCTGTTTGGCAGCCTGGGCGCCCGGGCCGTGCAGCTTACGCTCCGGGTCGATATGCGCCAGCAAACGGTATCCGCCAGCGGCGTACATGTAGCCGGCAACTTCCAGGCCGCCGCCGGTTTTGCCGGCGACTGGAACCCGGCCACTACCCTGCTCACCGACGCGGATAATGACAAAGTCTACGAGGTGACCGTGAACGTGCCCGCCGGCAACTACCTCTACAAGTTTGTGAACGGCAACACCTGGGCCGGGGCCGAGCTGCCGCCCGCTACCTGCGGCGCCACCGATGGCAGCGGCAACGTGAACCGCCAGGTACTGGTAGCCGGTAGCGCCGTGCGCCTCCCCGCCCCGGCTTTTGGCGACTGCAGCACCCAGGTGCGCTTTGCCGTGAACATGCGCGGCCAAACCGTGTCGCGCAATGGCGTGCACGTGGTGGGCAACTTCCAGCCCCTGGCCGGCTACGGCCTCGAGGGTGACGCCACGGCCCTGCCGCTTTCCGACGACAACGGCGACGGTATCTACGAGGTACAGATTGCCCTGCCAGGCCCCATCCGGTTTATGTACCGCTTCGTGAATGGCTCGACGCTGGCCGAGGCCGAAACCGTGCCCGCCGCCTGCGGCACGGCCGACGCCAACGGCACGCTCAACCGGGTATTTGACGCCACGGCGGCCGTAAATACCATGCCGGCCGTGTGCTTCAACACCTGCCAGACCTGCTCGCCTTCCCTGACCGACTACACCACTCACTGGTGGAACGACGCGGTGTTCTACGAGGTGTTTGTACGCAGCTTCTACGACAGCAACGGCGACGGACAGGGCGACTTTGCTGGCCTCACCCAGAAGCTCGACTACCTCAACGACGGCAACCCCGCTACTACCACTGACCTAGGCGTTACCGGCATCTGGCTGATGCCCATGATGGAGTCGCCGAGCTACCACGGCTACGACGTGACCAACTACAAGGCCACCGAGCCCGACTACGGCACCATGGCTCAGTTCGAAGCCTTTTTGGCGGCGGCCCACGCCCGCGGCATTAAGGTTATCATCGACCTGGTGCTCAACCACACCTCCAGCCAGCACCCCTGGTTTCAGCAGTCGGCCGGCAGCGCCACCAGCTCCTACCGCGACTGGTACCGGTGGTCGGCCACCAGCCCGGGCCTGGGCTGGTACCAGCGCAACGGCAGCTACTACTACGGCTACTTCTGGAGCGAAATGCCCGACTTGAACTGGCGCAACCCGCAGATGAAAGCCGCCATGTGGGATGCTACCCGCTTCTGGTTGAAAAAAGGCGTGGACGGCTACCGCCTCGACGCGGTGAAGTTTCTGGTGGAAGACGGCACGACCAACGAAAACACACCCGGCACGCTGAACGTGCTGGAAGAATTTCACGACTCGGTACGGGCCGTTAATCCCCAGGCCTTTACCGTGGGCGAAGCCTGGTCGAACACCCCGGCCGTGGTGCCCTACGTGCTCAACCAGCGCCTCGACGCTTGCTTTGAGTTTGATTTGTCGACGGCCATTATCAGCAGCCTGAGCGCGGGCAACCCCGCGGCCCTGCGCACCCAGCTGGAGCTGGTGGACCGTTCGTACCCCAAGCTGCAGTACGCCACTTTCCTGAGCAACCACGACCAGAACCGGGTAATGAATGCTTTCGGCGGCGACCAGGCCCGCATGAAGCAGGCCGCGGCGCTGTATCTGACCATGCCCGGGGTGCCGTTCCTGTACTACGGTGAGGAAATCGGCATGCTTGGCACCGGCTCCGACGAAGACAAGCGCAAGCCCATGCAGTGGACCAGCGGCACCAATGCCGGCTTCAGCACCGGTACGCCCTGGCGCGCCCTGAACTCCAACTACACGCAGTTCAACGTGGCCACCCAGCAGGCCGACCCTACTTCCCTGCTCAACCACTATAAGCAGCTCATCCGCCTGCGCAATACCCACGAGGTGCTGCGCAAAGGCTACGTACTGCCCGTGGCGGCTTCGGCTACCTCGGTGCTCAGCTATGCCCGCGTGTACCAGCAGGAAGCCACCATTACGGTAACTAACATGGGCGGCGCTACCAGCAGCACTACCCTGGCCGTGAATGTATCCACGCTGCCAGCCGGTAGCTACCAGGTTACGGAGCTGCTCTCGGGCCAGTCGGCCGGCACCGTGACGCTCAACGCCCAGGGTGGCGTCAGCAACTGGACGCCGAGCCTGGCGGCGCTGGGCGCCAACCAGACCTGGCTGCTGCGCCTGGTGCCCGCTCAGACCTTGTCCACTGCGGGAGCTCACACGGCCTTCGCGCCCCAGTTGTTCCCTAACCCCGCCGCCAGCCAGGTTCGTCTGGAGCTGGGCGCTTCCTTCGCGGCTACCAGCACGGTGCAGGTGTACGACTTGCAGGGCCGCCTGCTGCACACGGCTTCCTTCTCGGGCCCGAGCCGCACGCTGAATACCAGTGCCTGGGCCGAGGGCGTGTATTTCCTGCGCGTACAGTCAGGCGCCGGCGTTTCAACCCAGCGTCTGCTCATTGCCCGCTAG